The following proteins are encoded in a genomic region of Flammeovirga pectinis:
- a CDS encoding DUF2911 domain-containing protein, with product MFKKSILTILSVVFIALQAIQAQELPAPSPAASVTQKVGVTEVSINYSSPAVKGRKVFGELEKYGTTWRAGANGPTAITFSSNVTIGGTELEKGTYNIFVTPQEKGDWTFHFNGKGKSIFAYNKDGKQDMDAIKADDAASVNVKREDAPKRERLTYLIESISDEEGKVSLWWDNTLVSFTFTAPTTSLSEANITAAIKKAEGAWRTYQNAANFYAPTDVEKALSLIDQSIAARPDYFWNQWTKAKILAGQEKYDEALTAAVSAKNSGDANPDGTYNYFKGRVQADIEAWLPNASKKWKKANKNI from the coding sequence ATGTTCAAAAAATCAATACTAACAATCCTTTCTGTTGTTTTTATTGCCCTTCAGGCAATTCAAGCACAAGAACTTCCTGCTCCTAGTCCAGCTGCAAGTGTTACTCAAAAAGTTGGTGTAACTGAAGTATCAATCAATTATTCTTCTCCTGCCGTAAAAGGACGTAAAGTCTTTGGTGAATTAGAAAAATATGGTACTACATGGAGAGCTGGTGCAAACGGACCAACGGCAATCACATTTAGTTCTAACGTAACAATTGGTGGTACTGAACTTGAAAAAGGTACGTATAACATTTTTGTTACTCCTCAAGAAAAAGGTGATTGGACTTTCCACTTTAATGGTAAAGGGAAAAGTATTTTTGCTTACAACAAAGATGGCAAACAAGATATGGATGCAATTAAAGCCGACGATGCTGCATCTGTAAATGTAAAAAGAGAAGATGCTCCTAAAAGAGAACGTCTTACTTACTTAATTGAAAGTATTTCTGACGAAGAAGGAAAAGTTTCTTTATGGTGGGATAACACTTTAGTTTCTTTCACTTTTACAGCACCTACTACTTCTTTATCAGAAGCTAACATTACTGCTGCAATCAAGAAAGCTGAAGGTGCATGGAGAACATATCAAAATGCTGCTAACTTTTATGCTCCTACTGATGTAGAAAAAGCTTTAAGCTTAATTGATCAATCTATTGCAGCTCGTCCAGACTATTTCTGGAACCAATGGACAAAAGCTAAAATTTTAGCTGGCCAAGAAAAATATGATGAAGCTTTAACTGCTGCAGTTTCTGCTAAAAATTCTGGTGATGCTAACCCTGATGGCACTTACAACTACTTTAAAGGTAGAGTTCAAGCTGACATTGAAGCATGGTTACCAAACGCTTCTAAAAAATGGAAGAAAGCAAATAAAAATATCTAA